A stretch of the Nothobranchius furzeri strain GRZ-AD chromosome 5, NfurGRZ-RIMD1, whole genome shotgun sequence genome encodes the following:
- the mtmr11 gene encoding myotubularin-related protein 11 isoform X1: MLTGSKTTFKVRQMLPDVKERMLSQSGVNARSRDMFELRCLPGECVLQRAIMVRKKLTASEGRGWISGTLFCTHFRVAFVPQDSSKPDDNADPILLGDHDVALASIEKVVAVGPNRTKLVTPNSSLKFTPEELVLYCRDMQVTCFLFDRLTPDAQVIEITYTIARTYQPLKPGAVLSFQNAALGSVEMKQFLSNRRRDTHMNWFESASDWEQELERCGATSWRVSSVNDRFEMSTSLSRFIVVPHKVLDTELKKSFSHFNEGRIPRWCWRHPRGSDLLRMSSFQNNIYHEKDDIRNLEMILFGCQSSLCVVVELGEELPTPTDIQLAHSRLRALCLGDISTSVSVPDDKWLSTLENTHWLDYIRSCLRKASEVACLLRSGHLTVALQEVEDRDMSCMVSSLVQVMCDPHCRTQHGFQGLVQKEWVMAGHRFYSRINYHRDNDKEESPVFLLFLDCVWQLWFQFPSRFQLTDDFLLALHDSVHLPLFSTFLTNCQRERCKRSQNLGQSYTPVNGWRDVPSPDSSSDASDPPLPPVWDWALQYNQERRDRFTQPIPPTPPLQPLLNGNLNTNPEAHRQLMDTIPGSVFLLSRGTFTCPANLPPWRSNTSGIYKKSHRRAPSSEGVPGLERLLKAWALAEFPQSIPSTFGPQGPLDPYEPLLPLLMGPCMGLWRECYLRGALHAQAFSHPVSTNQPHPVERLAQEVQQLRDKLAQASTSTSTDLPTVTPKPRRTDTNLNRSTNNSTFLYLTSRTPATAAVPRPAPPPTSNNQTCRAPSSASAPLSRPGSRDRGSTNKHSFLFGNSSVTDAQADRRYYPPPTNAKLPKSNGPSLAS, translated from the exons GAGAGGATGCTGAGCCAGAGTGGCGTCAATGCCAGGAGTCGAGACATGTTCGAACTGCGCTGCCTACCAG GGGAGTGTGTGCTCCAGCGAGCCATTATGGTGAGGAAGAAGCTGACAGCCAGTGAAGGCCGAGGCTGGATCTCCGGTACCCTGTTCTGTACACACTTCAGAGTGGCCTTCGTACCCCAGGACAGTTCCAAACCCGAT GACAATGCAGATCCCATCCTACTCGGAGATCATGATGTCGCCTTGGCATCGATCGAGAAGGTCGTGGCTG TTGGACCCAACAGAACTAAGCTGGTGACTCCCAACTCCTCGCTGAAGTTCACCCCAGAAGAACTGGTGCTTTACTGTAGAGACATGCAGGTCACGTGCTTCCTGTTTGACCGGCTGACCCCTGACGCTCAGGTCATAGAG ataaCCTACACCATCGCCAGGACATACCAGCCTCTCAAACCCGGGGCTGTTTTATCTTTCCAGAACGCTGCCCTTGGAAGTGTAG AAATGAAGCAGTTTCTAAGCAACCGTCGCCGAGACACCCACATGAACTGGTTTGAGTCAGCTTCAGACTGGGAGCAGGAGCTGGAGAGGTGTGGAGCCACCAGCTGGAGAGTCAGTTCAGTCAACGACCGCTTTGAAATGTCCACCAG TCTGTCCAGATTCATCGTGGTTCCACACAAGGTTCTGGACACGGAGCTGAAGAAGAGCTTTTCCCATTTTAACGAGGGACGGATCCCC CGCTGGTGCTGGAGGCATCCCCGAGGCAGCGATCTGCTGCGGATGTCCAGCTTCCAGAACAACATCTACCACGAGAAGGACGACATCAG AAACCTGGAGATGATCCTGTTTGGTTGTCAGTCCTCTCTGTGTGTGGTGGTGGAGCTGGGGGAGGAGCTACCGACGCCCACTGACATCCAGCTGGCTCACAGCCGGCTACGCGCCCTCTGTCTGGGAG ATATCTCCACTTCTGTTTCTGTGCCTGATGACAAATGGTTATCTACCCTGGAAAACACCCACTGGCTCGACTACATCAG GTCCTGCCTGAGGAAAGCTTCAGAGGTGGCCTGTTTGCTTCGCAGCGGTCACCTGACGGTGGCACTGCAAG AGGTGGAAGACCGGGACATGAGCTGCATGGTGTCCAGCCTGGTGCAGGTGATGTGTGACCCCCACTGTCGGACCCAGCACGGCTTCCAGGGCCTGGTGCAGAAGGAGTGGGTGATGGCTGGACACCGCTTCTACAGCCGCATCAACTATCACCGTGACAACGACAAAGAAGAG TCTCCAGTCTTCCTGCTCTTCCTGGATTGTGTCTGGCAGCTGTGGTTCCAGTTTCCTTCTCGCTTCCAGCTGACTGATGACTTCCTGTTGGCTCTGCACGACAGCGTTCATCTGCCACTCTTCTCCACCTTCCTGACAAACTGCCAGCGGGAGAGATGCAAACGTTCCCAG AACCTTGGCCAGTCCTACACCCCCGTCAACGGCTGGAGGGATGTGCCGAGTCCAGACTCTTCTTCTGATGCGTccgaccctcctctgcctccggtGTGGGACTGGGCCTTGCAGTACAACCAGGAGAGACGAGATCGTTTCACCCAACCTATCCCTCCAACTCCCCCGCTCCAGCCGCTGCTCAACGGAAACCTCAACACCAACCCGGAGGCACACAGG cagctgatggacacCATCCCTGGCTCAGTGTTCCTGCTGTCTCGGGGCACCTTCACCTGCCCTGCCAACCTGCCCCCCTGGCGCAGCAACACTTCTGGCATTTACAAAAAGAGCCACCGGAGGGCGCCGTCTTCTGAGGGCGTGCCCGGTCTAGAGAGGCTGCTGAAAGCATGGGCCCTGGCAGAGTTCCCTCAGAGCATCCCGTCCACCTTTGGACCGCAGGGACCTCTCGACCCCTATGAGCCCCTGCTGCCCCTCCTCATGGGGCCCTGCATGGGGTTGTGGAGAGAGTGCTACCTCCGGGGGGCGCTCCATGCTCAG GCCTTCTCCCATCCCGTCTCCACCAACCAGCCCCATCCTGTGGAGCGTCTGGCTCAGGAGGTGCAGCAACTCAGAGACAAGCTGGCACAAGCCTCCACCAGCACCAGCACTGACCTGCCCACCGTGACGCCTAAACCGCGGCGAACTGACACCAACCTGAACCGGAGCACCAACAACAGCACCTTCCTGTACCTGACATCGAGGACTCCGGCCACGGCGGCAGTCCCCAGGCCGGCTCCCCCACCTACCTCCAACAACCAAACCTGCAGGGCCCCTTCCTCTGCCTCAGCACCGCTGTCCAGGCCCGGGAGCAGAGACCGCGGCAGCACCAACAAGCACTCGTTCCTGTTTGGGAACTCATCTGTAACGGATGCTCAAGCCGACCGACGCTACTATCCCCCACCCACCAACGCCAAGTTGCCTAAAAGCAACGGGCCCTCGCTGGCCTCATGA
- the mtmr11 gene encoding myotubularin-related protein 11 isoform X2, which yields MLTGSKTTFKVRQMLPDVKERMLSQSGVNARSRDMFELRCLPGECVLQRAIMVRKKLTASEGRGWISGTLFCTHFRVAFVPQDSSKPDDNADPILLGDHDVALASIEKVVAVGPNRTKLVTPNSSLKFTPEELVLYCRDMQVTCFLFDRLTPDAQVIEITYTIARTYQPLKPGAVLSFQNAALGSVEMKQFLSNRRRDTHMNWFESASDWEQELERCGATSWRVSSVNDRFEMSTSLSRFIVVPHKVLDTELKKSFSHFNEGRIPRWCWRHPRGSDLLRMSSFQNNIYHEKDDIRNLEMILFGCQSSLCVVVELGEELPTPTDIQLAHSRLRALCLGDISTSVSVPDDKWLSTLENTHWLDYIRSCLRKASEVACLLRSGHLTVALQEVEDRDMSCMVSSLVQVMCDPHCRTQHGFQGLVQKEWVMAGHRFYSRINYHRDNDKEESPVFLLFLDCVWQLWFQFPSRFQLTDDFLLALHDSVHLPLFSTFLTNCQRERCKRSQNLGQSYTPVNGWRDVPSPDSSSDASDPPLPPVWDWALQYNQERRDRFTQPIPPTPPLQPLLNGNLNTNPEAHRLMDTIPGSVFLLSRGTFTCPANLPPWRSNTSGIYKKSHRRAPSSEGVPGLERLLKAWALAEFPQSIPSTFGPQGPLDPYEPLLPLLMGPCMGLWRECYLRGALHAQAFSHPVSTNQPHPVERLAQEVQQLRDKLAQASTSTSTDLPTVTPKPRRTDTNLNRSTNNSTFLYLTSRTPATAAVPRPAPPPTSNNQTCRAPSSASAPLSRPGSRDRGSTNKHSFLFGNSSVTDAQADRRYYPPPTNAKLPKSNGPSLAS from the exons GAGAGGATGCTGAGCCAGAGTGGCGTCAATGCCAGGAGTCGAGACATGTTCGAACTGCGCTGCCTACCAG GGGAGTGTGTGCTCCAGCGAGCCATTATGGTGAGGAAGAAGCTGACAGCCAGTGAAGGCCGAGGCTGGATCTCCGGTACCCTGTTCTGTACACACTTCAGAGTGGCCTTCGTACCCCAGGACAGTTCCAAACCCGAT GACAATGCAGATCCCATCCTACTCGGAGATCATGATGTCGCCTTGGCATCGATCGAGAAGGTCGTGGCTG TTGGACCCAACAGAACTAAGCTGGTGACTCCCAACTCCTCGCTGAAGTTCACCCCAGAAGAACTGGTGCTTTACTGTAGAGACATGCAGGTCACGTGCTTCCTGTTTGACCGGCTGACCCCTGACGCTCAGGTCATAGAG ataaCCTACACCATCGCCAGGACATACCAGCCTCTCAAACCCGGGGCTGTTTTATCTTTCCAGAACGCTGCCCTTGGAAGTGTAG AAATGAAGCAGTTTCTAAGCAACCGTCGCCGAGACACCCACATGAACTGGTTTGAGTCAGCTTCAGACTGGGAGCAGGAGCTGGAGAGGTGTGGAGCCACCAGCTGGAGAGTCAGTTCAGTCAACGACCGCTTTGAAATGTCCACCAG TCTGTCCAGATTCATCGTGGTTCCACACAAGGTTCTGGACACGGAGCTGAAGAAGAGCTTTTCCCATTTTAACGAGGGACGGATCCCC CGCTGGTGCTGGAGGCATCCCCGAGGCAGCGATCTGCTGCGGATGTCCAGCTTCCAGAACAACATCTACCACGAGAAGGACGACATCAG AAACCTGGAGATGATCCTGTTTGGTTGTCAGTCCTCTCTGTGTGTGGTGGTGGAGCTGGGGGAGGAGCTACCGACGCCCACTGACATCCAGCTGGCTCACAGCCGGCTACGCGCCCTCTGTCTGGGAG ATATCTCCACTTCTGTTTCTGTGCCTGATGACAAATGGTTATCTACCCTGGAAAACACCCACTGGCTCGACTACATCAG GTCCTGCCTGAGGAAAGCTTCAGAGGTGGCCTGTTTGCTTCGCAGCGGTCACCTGACGGTGGCACTGCAAG AGGTGGAAGACCGGGACATGAGCTGCATGGTGTCCAGCCTGGTGCAGGTGATGTGTGACCCCCACTGTCGGACCCAGCACGGCTTCCAGGGCCTGGTGCAGAAGGAGTGGGTGATGGCTGGACACCGCTTCTACAGCCGCATCAACTATCACCGTGACAACGACAAAGAAGAG TCTCCAGTCTTCCTGCTCTTCCTGGATTGTGTCTGGCAGCTGTGGTTCCAGTTTCCTTCTCGCTTCCAGCTGACTGATGACTTCCTGTTGGCTCTGCACGACAGCGTTCATCTGCCACTCTTCTCCACCTTCCTGACAAACTGCCAGCGGGAGAGATGCAAACGTTCCCAG AACCTTGGCCAGTCCTACACCCCCGTCAACGGCTGGAGGGATGTGCCGAGTCCAGACTCTTCTTCTGATGCGTccgaccctcctctgcctccggtGTGGGACTGGGCCTTGCAGTACAACCAGGAGAGACGAGATCGTTTCACCCAACCTATCCCTCCAACTCCCCCGCTCCAGCCGCTGCTCAACGGAAACCTCAACACCAACCCGGAGGCACACAGG ctgatggacacCATCCCTGGCTCAGTGTTCCTGCTGTCTCGGGGCACCTTCACCTGCCCTGCCAACCTGCCCCCCTGGCGCAGCAACACTTCTGGCATTTACAAAAAGAGCCACCGGAGGGCGCCGTCTTCTGAGGGCGTGCCCGGTCTAGAGAGGCTGCTGAAAGCATGGGCCCTGGCAGAGTTCCCTCAGAGCATCCCGTCCACCTTTGGACCGCAGGGACCTCTCGACCCCTATGAGCCCCTGCTGCCCCTCCTCATGGGGCCCTGCATGGGGTTGTGGAGAGAGTGCTACCTCCGGGGGGCGCTCCATGCTCAG GCCTTCTCCCATCCCGTCTCCACCAACCAGCCCCATCCTGTGGAGCGTCTGGCTCAGGAGGTGCAGCAACTCAGAGACAAGCTGGCACAAGCCTCCACCAGCACCAGCACTGACCTGCCCACCGTGACGCCTAAACCGCGGCGAACTGACACCAACCTGAACCGGAGCACCAACAACAGCACCTTCCTGTACCTGACATCGAGGACTCCGGCCACGGCGGCAGTCCCCAGGCCGGCTCCCCCACCTACCTCCAACAACCAAACCTGCAGGGCCCCTTCCTCTGCCTCAGCACCGCTGTCCAGGCCCGGGAGCAGAGACCGCGGCAGCACCAACAAGCACTCGTTCCTGTTTGGGAACTCATCTGTAACGGATGCTCAAGCCGACCGACGCTACTATCCCCCACCCACCAACGCCAAGTTGCCTAAAAGCAACGGGCCCTCGCTGGCCTCATGA